GCCCATTGCTTAGCCTTCCATTTCATAACCTTATCACATTCATACTTCACATCCACCAACTGCCCCGTACCAAGTGACAACACAAGCAAATCCTCAACGCCTCTAACAAACGGAAACTCTTGCTTATTATGCAGCACATGAGTGATCGCCGCGGCCGTCGGATTACTCATAGCCAATCCACCATCAACCGCAACGCACCGCGTTTTACCATCCACTGATCTCATCTCCACAGGCTCGAACGCTCCCGGCTCGGCCCACGTGGCTCTACAAACTTCCCACAGCTTGAAATCGTAGCCGTCCGTTTCTAAAGCATCGGCGCGCGAGAAAAGGAAAGGTGCTGAGCTCGCGAGGTCGTAACAAGGAATCAGAACAGGTTTAAGCGTGTCCTTGAGGGTCAGCTCAGCGAACGACTCCTTCATGGACTTCTCGAGCTTCGAACCGGACCCGGTTTTCATAACCCGGTTTAGGATCTTCCCCGGTTGGGATTTATAAAAGCTTTTACCGTTCTTCGCTAGGAACCTCCACGTGTCATCCGCTTTGAAGATCGGACGGTCACCGTCGTTCGAAGCGAAAAGCATCGCCGTGAAGATCCCGCCGATACCGGAACCAGAAGCGACGTCGAAGTAATCGGCGATCCGGGCGTTCGGGTCACCCGACTTCAACTTCAGCGCTTGCTCCAGATAAGCCAAAGCCTTTCCGGGTATGATCCCTCTCATTCCGCCGCCGTCGATGCTCAAAACACAGACTTTCCCTCTCTGGTTCTTGATGGATCCCGGAACGACGCCGTTTACAGCCGTCGGTGATGTTTCTTGCTCTGGACTCGGGTCTCTGCTCCGAGACTCCATGAGCTTCGGGTCGTCGTCGTATCCGAAAAGAAACTTGCTTTCGAGAATGGAGAAGATCTCGTAGCTGAGCTTATCAGTCTCGATGCTCGGTTCTTGCATCTCCGTCTCCGCCGTGGCTCCGCCGTTGTTGCTCTGTTTGATTAAATGATGCTTAACAGTCGCCGACGGAGCTTTACTGTGTACTCTTTGCATCGTAATTAAGCAAACAAGAAGCAGAAACCAAGAAAGAGTATTTAATAATGAATTAAACACTCTCTAGACATTATCGCCCAACATAAAGACAAAACACTTGAAACACAAAGTTAATTTCTTGTCATAAGAACACGAGAAACAGTGACTATGGTCGCAACATTTTCTTACAAGACAAAAAGTGCAGTAAAGACCGATGCTTTTCTTCTTCTACCTCTTCTCTCTCTCTCTGTCTCTCTTTATTTTCCCTCCTTAAATCATTTCAGAAATTCAAGATAAAAGGCAAAAAAGAGTCTTCTTTGATCAATAAATCATGGAGGAAATAAAAAGCAAGAACACAGAACCTGCGAGGGATCTTCTTTTATAGTGTCTTTAAATTTCACGCGTGGCTTTTTGTTACATAGAATTTGACATAAATAATACGAGTGCTGCAGTTACTTACGTACGTATAATACGAGAGACCTGCAGTTACTTAGATATGTATGTAGTACATATGTACTTATGTACGTACGTATGATATTTTAAGTTTCTTGCGATAATTTAAATGTATGTGATGTACATGTACCTGCCTAATATTCTTCCAAGAATTTTGAATTTGATGTGTGTGTTTATGCTGAAAAGTCATTCTATAGTCATGTATATGGTGGGGATAATGACAATTAGGTGGTGGTTGTTACATATGAATACAAAGACCAAATAATACAGATCATTTCTTGGTACATGCATATCTTTTTGATTGATTAAAAGGATTAGTTCTTATATATCTATTTTTAAAGGAAACTAGTAGATCAATAATGTGCATGTAGCCAGCTCTCTCATATTCACACGAACGGAACACATTCACCACCTGCTAGTCAAGGAAGTCAAAGGATACATATGTGCTCACATGCCTGCCTAATCTGCAAAACAACCAATGTTAAAAAAATGTCCAAAAACAATAAATTAGTATGGCGTTTAGCTCGCAAATTGCGTAAGATATTCATTCAATGTGTAGTAGGGTCTCCCAAAGCTACAGCCAACAACAAAGTTCCCAAAGCTAAAGACAATAAATGACCAAAGAGTAACTGTCCCATACAATTCTTACATGGACGGTCAAGTTTTTCATATCACCAGAGCGTAGTACAAACTTATCTTCTTAAGACTAACCCGTGGGACTCGCAAAACAGCAAACTATTGGCTTATGCGTTTGGAGGGTGCATTATTCCGTGGCCTAACCCATGTTTGTTCATATATTTTTTCAGTGTCGGTTTGAATATGAATGTTAGATTTGTAAAGCTATTTTTCGGCGAAATTTGTCTAGTAGATAGCTAGGTCAATGCATGTATATGTTAATACTTTCTGTAGTTCAAAAAAAAATCTACATAGGATGAATTATCAAGTATTACATCTCGGCTACTTGATAAGTTGCCTAGAACTCGTCTTCTTAGGATCATGTGATATAACTTGGTCTTCAAACAATTAATTAAAGGTCAATCACGAATCCTATAAAAATGTGATCTCAATCACTTCGCCAATCAAGGAAAATCATGCTGATTATTCTCCTTTAACTGTTTTTATTTTATTTACACTATATTTTTTTAATAGCTAATTGTAATCTCATAGTTCAGGTACGTAGTGTTGTGTCTTTTAATATATAGGCATGCATTTTTGGCTATACGAACATACATCTTTAAATAAAAATAAAAAAATCATTATAAAGATAACAAAATCTTAATCCACAAGAATTTGATACCATGGTAGAACTTTTTTTTTTTATTAACCACAGTTTCCGGTCCCGCTTAGTGAGGCCGACTAATCTGTAGGATCCGGCCGTGCCAATCATATAAATCTCAGGTGGCCAAGCGGAATCGAACTGCAGGCACCATATTGGGTTTTTCTCTCTCAAGTACCTCTAGA
The DNA window shown above is from Brassica oleracea var. oleracea cultivar TO1000 chromosome C3, BOL, whole genome shotgun sequence and carries:
- the LOC106328229 gene encoding patatin-like protein 6, which produces MQRVHSKAPSATVKHHLIKQSNNGGATAETEMQEPSIETDKLSYEIFSILESKFLFGYDDDPKLMESRSRDPSPEQETSPTAVNGVVPGSIKNQRGKVCVLSIDGGGMRGIIPGKALAYLEQALKLKSGDPNARIADYFDVASGSGIGGIFTAMLFASNDGDRPIFKADDTWRFLAKNGKSFYKSQPGKILNRVMKTGSGSKLEKSMKESFAELTLKDTLKPVLIPCYDLASSAPFLFSRADALETDGYDFKLWEVCRATWAEPGAFEPVEMRSVDGKTRCVAVDGGLAMSNPTAAAITHVLHNKQEFPFVRGVEDLLVLSLGTGQLVDVKYECDKVMKWKAKQWARPAVRISADGAADTVDQAVSMAFGQCRRSNYVRIQADGSSFGPCKPNVDTDASPSNVNMLVGVAEEMLKQKNVESVLFGGKKINEESNFEKLDWLAGELVLEHQRRSCRIAPTVAFKQSTDRRSDQKTIFKDIDCMF